A stretch of Bradyrhizobium sp. AZCC 2262 DNA encodes these proteins:
- a CDS encoding DUF2948 family protein translates to MPADPLKLIALDADDLAVISAHVQDARVQASDIVWRQDEKRLVVGIDRLDWEQTLSGGTEPRRSIAALRFDRVLACKSRNIDLAQPRAVLELVGIEFHPGEAPGGSALLLFSHGEALRLDVECLECELTDLGSDDLGTSDLAIAPLGPEG, encoded by the coding sequence ATGCCGGCTGACCCGCTCAAATTGATTGCGCTCGATGCCGACGATCTCGCCGTCATATCGGCCCATGTGCAGGACGCCCGCGTCCAGGCGTCGGATATCGTCTGGCGGCAGGACGAAAAGCGGCTGGTGGTCGGCATCGACCGGCTGGATTGGGAGCAGACGCTGTCGGGTGGAACCGAGCCGCGGCGTTCGATCGCGGCGCTGCGCTTCGACCGCGTTTTGGCCTGCAAGTCGCGCAACATCGATCTGGCACAACCCCGGGCGGTGCTGGAACTGGTCGGGATCGAATTCCATCCCGGCGAGGCCCCCGGCGGAAGCGCGCTTCTCCTGTTCAGCCATGGCGAGGCGCTGCGGCTGGACGTCGAATGCCTGGAATGCGAGCTGACCGACCTTGGGTCCGACGACCTCGGCACCAGCGACCTCGCCATCGCGCCGCTGGGGCCGGAGGGGTAG